A single genomic interval of Spirosoma linguale DSM 74 harbors:
- a CDS encoding protein of unknown function DUF255 (PFAM: protein of unknown function DUF255~KEGG: sfu:Sfum_2547 protein of unknown function DUF255), which translates to MPNQLQYETSPYLLQHAENPVNWYPWGDEALTRAIEEDKPIIVSIGYSACHWCHVMERESFEKEAVAQVMNKHFVCIKVDREERPDVDAIYMDAVQAMGVQGGWPLNVFLMPDAKPFYGVTYLPQKNWVNLLESIDNAFNEHRADLAQSAEGFARELNLSDAERYGLTQNDPLFAPETLAVLYRKVAVKADDEKGGMRRAPKFPMPSVWRFLLRYYAVASSSRQIAEAADTSDQALNLVRITLDRMALGGIYDQLGGGFARYSTDADWFAPHFEKMLYDNGQLLTLYSEAYSLTKSKLYKHVVYQTIAFAQRELLSPEGGFYSALDADSEGVEGKFYTFTTPELKEILGADFDWFADLYSISENGNWEHGRNILHRIEADDEFAARMGWSVADLNVRLDATHTRLLRVRNERIRPGLDDKILCSWNGLMLKGLVTAYRVFGEPEFLTLALRLAYFLLKKMRDSRNGRLWHTYKVSEGGTGRARQAGFLDDYAAVIDGLLALYQATFTRNWLTEADQLMQYVLTNFADLSVDELTGPEPLLFFTDKNSEELIARRKELFDNVIPSSNSMMAENLYVLSLLLDRPAYAERADQMLGRVQPLVEQNADYLTNWAAQFALRARPTAEIAIVGPEAGQFRAELDADFHPNRVLCGTSDLQETGPDGLPLLQHRGLVNGQTAVYVCYNRACQLPVTSVSEVRELVQ; encoded by the coding sequence ATGCCTAATCAACTTCAGTACGAGACCAGTCCATATCTTCTTCAACACGCAGAAAACCCCGTAAACTGGTATCCGTGGGGGGATGAAGCCCTGACCAGAGCGATTGAAGAAGATAAGCCTATTATTGTGAGTATTGGCTATTCGGCTTGTCACTGGTGTCACGTTATGGAGCGGGAGTCGTTCGAGAAAGAAGCCGTGGCGCAGGTCATGAATAAGCATTTTGTGTGTATTAAAGTTGACCGGGAAGAGCGCCCCGATGTCGACGCGATTTATATGGATGCCGTGCAGGCAATGGGCGTACAGGGCGGCTGGCCCCTCAACGTGTTCCTCATGCCCGATGCCAAACCGTTCTACGGGGTTACGTATCTGCCCCAAAAAAACTGGGTAAACCTGCTGGAAAGTATCGATAACGCATTCAACGAACACCGCGCCGATCTGGCACAGTCGGCGGAGGGGTTTGCACGTGAGCTGAACCTGTCGGATGCCGAACGCTACGGCCTGACGCAGAACGACCCCCTGTTTGCCCCCGAAACGCTGGCTGTGCTGTACCGGAAAGTAGCCGTTAAAGCCGACGACGAAAAAGGAGGAATGCGCCGGGCTCCCAAGTTCCCGATGCCCAGCGTATGGCGGTTTCTGCTTCGGTACTATGCCGTTGCCTCGTCGTCCCGGCAAATAGCCGAAGCCGCCGACACGTCAGATCAGGCATTGAATCTGGTTCGGATTACGCTGGATCGTATGGCGCTTGGCGGTATCTACGACCAGTTGGGGGGCGGATTCGCCCGCTATTCGACGGATGCCGACTGGTTTGCCCCGCACTTCGAAAAAATGCTGTATGACAACGGACAATTGCTTACGCTTTATTCAGAAGCCTATAGCCTGACGAAGAGTAAGCTGTATAAACACGTTGTTTACCAGACGATTGCGTTTGCCCAGCGTGAGCTACTAAGTCCCGAAGGTGGTTTTTACTCTGCCCTAGATGCCGACAGCGAAGGCGTAGAGGGTAAGTTTTATACGTTTACCACCCCCGAATTAAAGGAGATTCTGGGTGCTGATTTCGACTGGTTCGCTGACCTGTATTCGATCAGTGAAAACGGGAACTGGGAACACGGACGTAATATTCTGCATCGCATCGAAGCCGATGACGAGTTCGCAGCTCGCATGGGCTGGTCGGTTGCCGATCTGAATGTGCGTCTGGATGCCACCCACACGCGCTTGCTACGGGTGCGTAACGAACGTATCCGCCCCGGCCTCGACGATAAGATTCTCTGTTCCTGGAATGGGCTTATGCTGAAGGGGCTGGTTACGGCTTACCGCGTTTTTGGCGAACCCGAGTTCTTGACGCTGGCCCTGCGGCTGGCGTATTTTCTCCTCAAAAAAATGCGCGACAGCCGAAATGGCCGGTTGTGGCATACGTATAAAGTGAGCGAAGGGGGGACCGGACGGGCGCGTCAGGCGGGTTTTCTGGACGATTATGCCGCTGTGATCGACGGCCTTCTGGCATTGTACCAGGCCACGTTCACCCGGAACTGGCTAACCGAAGCCGATCAGTTGATGCAGTATGTACTGACAAACTTCGCCGATTTATCCGTCGATGAGCTAACGGGTCCTGAACCGCTGTTGTTCTTCACCGACAAAAACAGCGAGGAGTTGATAGCCCGCCGGAAAGAGCTGTTCGATAACGTTATTCCGTCGTCCAATTCGATGATGGCCGAAAACCTCTACGTCCTGAGCTTACTGTTGGACAGGCCCGCCTATGCCGAACGCGCCGATCAGATGCTGGGACGGGTTCAGCCGCTGGTGGAGCAAAACGCCGACTACCTGACCAATTGGGCGGCCCAGTTTGCCCTGCGTGCCCGACCCACGGCCGAGATCGCTATCGTCGGTCCGGAGGCCGGGCAGTTCCGGGCCGAACTGGATGCCGATTTTCACCCGAACAGGGTGTTATGCGGAACGAGCGATTTGCAGGAAACGGGACCGGACGGATTGCCGCTGTTGCAGCATCGGGGCCTGGTTAATGGACAAACGGCTGTTTATGTCTGCTACAACCGGGCCTGTCAACTGCCGGTAACGAGTGTGAGCGAGGTGAGAGAATTGGTGCAATAA
- a CDS encoding hypothetical protein (KEGG: hypothetical protein), translated as MRVSFGFFFLCFAGFWPGLLPVATAQLQCAERLSFTPVTQPNQIEWSKFPDFSLPFPIIYGGPRFSDTQASPLRHGFSHLVDIKDNEFGSLVKPSQRAVVYYGVATGLGQPWETIESPWANDLNGYRANWDSFLSGLAGGQKNSAGLYVLPISRLALDIERILETDTRILRIKTDTRVPALYRNLSDADFVAAYKRDMRNLYAEAARYVRQHADMTNISLTSYADSPVLNTYMNVTTFSWADWTTNLARTNYLVQDSTGRGIGGPYYEQLNALSPSAYYFYDYPNPFAKQYLAYLLFQVEVNRAWSTKPVVPWVWLRYHDSSSSYPNFIQRFMAEATAIFPFFSGAAGLWLWENPTLTPTRTDTYAAYEHFTHGLYRLSRFADMFQGAYELVIETPARDLMDKELPVWRGVAKGNKILIAAQNPYADEGARTTLTVRYKTWQQTIELTGREVYLCQFDMGVVTANEPVLAAVSIFPNPAQTVLTVSFGQLPAAPASLTLLNTSGQPVVRREVRTVTERVNIADLPAGIYFLRIQSGDQILSKKIVIQGF; from the coding sequence ATGCGCGTCTCATTTGGCTTTTTCTTCCTTTGTTTTGCTGGGTTTTGGCCGGGCCTGTTGCCTGTTGCGACGGCTCAGCTGCAATGCGCCGAGCGACTCAGCTTCACACCGGTTACGCAGCCGAATCAGATTGAATGGAGCAAGTTTCCTGATTTTTCGCTGCCTTTTCCGATTATTTACGGCGGCCCCCGTTTTTCGGATACGCAGGCAAGCCCGCTTCGGCATGGGTTCAGCCACCTGGTTGACATCAAAGACAATGAGTTTGGGTCGTTGGTAAAACCTTCGCAACGGGCGGTAGTCTATTATGGCGTGGCTACCGGCCTGGGCCAGCCCTGGGAAACCATCGAAAGTCCGTGGGCAAACGACCTGAACGGCTACCGCGCCAATTGGGATAGTTTCCTGTCGGGCCTGGCCGGTGGACAGAAAAATTCGGCAGGTTTGTACGTGCTACCCATCAGTCGGCTGGCGCTCGATATTGAGCGGATTCTGGAAACCGATACCCGGATTCTGCGAATCAAAACTGATACCCGTGTCCCCGCTCTCTACCGAAATCTGTCGGATGCCGATTTTGTTGCGGCCTACAAGCGCGACATGCGGAATCTGTATGCCGAGGCTGCCCGTTACGTGCGCCAGCATGCCGACATGACCAACATCAGCCTGACCAGCTATGCCGACTCACCCGTGCTGAACACGTACATGAACGTAACGACCTTTTCCTGGGCCGACTGGACAACGAACCTCGCCCGAACGAATTATCTGGTTCAGGACTCCACCGGCCGGGGCATTGGCGGGCCTTACTACGAGCAGTTGAACGCGTTGTCGCCCTCGGCTTATTATTTCTACGATTACCCGAATCCATTTGCCAAACAGTACCTGGCCTACCTGCTGTTTCAGGTCGAAGTGAACCGGGCCTGGAGTACCAAACCCGTCGTGCCCTGGGTGTGGCTGCGTTACCATGACAGTTCGAGCAGTTACCCGAATTTCATTCAGCGGTTTATGGCTGAAGCTACGGCTATTTTCCCTTTCTTTTCGGGAGCGGCCGGTTTGTGGCTGTGGGAAAACCCAACGTTAACCCCAACCCGCACGGATACCTACGCGGCTTACGAGCATTTTACGCACGGGCTGTATCGGCTGTCGCGCTTTGCCGATATGTTTCAGGGAGCCTACGAACTGGTTATCGAAACACCCGCCCGCGATTTAATGGATAAAGAGCTTCCCGTTTGGCGGGGGGTGGCCAAAGGCAACAAAATCCTGATTGCCGCCCAGAATCCCTATGCCGACGAAGGTGCTAGAACAACGCTGACGGTCCGGTACAAAACCTGGCAGCAGACCATCGAACTCACCGGTCGCGAGGTGTACCTGTGTCAGTTCGATATGGGTGTCGTTACCGCAAACGAGCCTGTTCTGGCGGCTGTATCGATATTTCCGAACCCGGCGCAGACCGTGCTCACCGTTAGTTTCGGGCAGTTACCGGCTGCGCCCGCCAGCCTCACATTGTTGAACACAAGTGGTCAGCCGGTGGTTAGACGAGAGGTTCGCACGGTTACGGAGCGTGTAAATATTGCCGATTTGCCAGCGGGTATTTATTTCCTCCGGATACAAAGTGGCGACCAGATTCTGTCGAAAAAAATAGTTATTCAGGGCTTTTGA
- a CDS encoding alpha/beta hydrolase fold protein (PFAM: alpha/beta hydrolase fold; PGAP1 family protein~KEGG: bur:Bcep18194_C7313 alpha/beta hydrolase fold) yields MKFETEPGFFIHADAWGDPQNPPVLLLHGGGQTRHSWGDTATVLADAGWYAVALDARGHGDSDWSDKAHYSIDYLADDLRKICTTFDQKPALVGASMGGMTALVAEGERGPSHPEPICSAIVLVDIAPRSEQKGIERIFAFMSQNLDGFATLDEAAEAVAAYLPNRPRPSDNSRLEKNLRLRPGPDGDQRYYWHWDPTMLAIWRHSTGPDKQTGNADRLYQAARSLTVPTLIVRGGISDVVSEKVMTEFLDAVPHVQSISVADAGHMVAGDSNHAFTRAVIDFLSGVSEVGN; encoded by the coding sequence ATGAAATTCGAAACCGAGCCGGGCTTTTTTATCCATGCCGACGCCTGGGGTGACCCGCAGAACCCACCCGTTTTGCTCCTGCACGGGGGTGGCCAAACCCGGCACTCCTGGGGTGATACCGCAACTGTACTAGCCGACGCTGGCTGGTATGCCGTAGCCCTCGATGCACGCGGTCATGGCGACAGCGACTGGTCGGACAAGGCCCACTACAGCATCGACTACCTGGCAGACGATCTCCGGAAAATCTGTACCACCTTCGACCAGAAACCCGCGCTTGTTGGCGCATCCATGGGCGGCATGACGGCCCTTGTTGCGGAAGGCGAACGGGGGCCATCCCACCCGGAGCCTATTTGCTCCGCCATTGTGCTGGTCGATATTGCCCCGCGCAGTGAGCAAAAAGGTATCGAGCGTATTTTCGCTTTTATGAGCCAGAATCTGGACGGTTTTGCCACCCTCGACGAAGCTGCCGAAGCCGTGGCCGCTTACCTGCCCAACCGCCCACGTCCGTCAGATAACAGCCGACTGGAGAAAAACCTGCGTCTGCGTCCGGGACCCGATGGCGATCAGCGTTATTACTGGCATTGGGACCCTACCATGCTGGCGATCTGGCGGCACAGCACCGGCCCGGACAAACAAACGGGCAACGCAGATCGATTGTATCAGGCGGCCCGCTCGCTAACCGTTCCAACGCTGATCGTTCGCGGAGGCATCAGCGATGTGGTAAGCGAAAAGGTTATGACCGAATTTCTGGACGCGGTTCCCCATGTTCAAAGCATCAGCGTGGCCGACGCCGGGCATATGGTGGCGGGCGACTCGAATCATGCCTTTACCAGAGCAGTAATTGATTTTTTAAGTGGCGTGAGTGAGGTAGGTAACTAG
- a CDS encoding major facilitator superfamily MFS_1 (PFAM: major facilitator superfamily MFS_1~KEGG: pca:Pcar_1854 major facilitator superfamily permease/BtlA-like), with protein sequence MKNTPRTLTAWTYYDWANSVHSLVIVSSIFPVYFSATALNETGGPIISFLGFSLKNSVLFSYTISAAFLFTALLSPICSAIADYSGHKKAFMKFFCYLGAISCSLLYFFTRETTTFSVICFWLSLIGWSGSIVFYNSYLPDIATEDQYDRVSARGFSMGYIGSVLLMIINLVVILKREWFGNISEALASRIAFLTVGLWWVGFAQIPFSRLPEGVKKVTPQTQKSNYLLNGFKELQQVWADLQQRPLAKRFLVSFFVYNMAVQTVMYVATIFGSDELKLPGQSLIITVLLIQLVAIPGAFGFSRLSEWLGNTYALMVAVVIWIGICAGAYYVQTQSQFFMLAAIVGLVMGGIQSLSRSTYSKLIPATTDTASFFSFYDVTEKLSIVLGTLVYGLIEQITGSMRNSVLALLVLFVIGFLLLWRIPSQKVYHTHLENAEVL encoded by the coding sequence ATGAAAAATACCCCCCGTACACTAACTGCCTGGACATACTATGACTGGGCCAACTCGGTTCATTCGCTGGTAATTGTATCGAGTATCTTCCCGGTTTATTTTTCGGCTACTGCCCTTAACGAAACCGGCGGTCCGATTATCAGCTTTCTGGGATTTTCACTCAAGAACTCGGTACTCTTTTCCTACACCATTTCGGCGGCTTTTCTGTTTACCGCCCTGCTCTCTCCCATCTGCTCGGCCATTGCCGATTATAGCGGCCACAAAAAAGCCTTCATGAAGTTCTTCTGCTATCTCGGGGCCATCAGTTGCAGTCTGCTTTATTTTTTCACCCGGGAAACCACCACCTTTTCGGTGATCTGTTTCTGGCTGAGCCTTATTGGCTGGAGCGGGAGCATTGTCTTTTACAACTCCTACCTGCCCGACATTGCGACCGAAGACCAGTACGACCGGGTGAGCGCCCGTGGCTTTTCTATGGGGTACATTGGCAGTGTGCTGCTCATGATCATCAACCTGGTCGTCATTCTGAAACGGGAGTGGTTCGGCAACATTTCCGAAGCGTTGGCCTCCCGTATCGCCTTCCTGACCGTGGGCCTGTGGTGGGTCGGCTTTGCCCAGATTCCGTTCAGCCGATTGCCGGAAGGCGTCAAAAAAGTGACGCCCCAAACTCAAAAAAGCAACTATTTACTAAACGGCTTTAAGGAGTTGCAGCAGGTGTGGGCCGACTTACAGCAGCGTCCGCTGGCCAAGCGATTTCTGGTTTCCTTTTTTGTGTATAACATGGCGGTGCAAACGGTCATGTACGTGGCCACCATATTTGGCAGCGATGAGCTGAAACTACCGGGACAAAGTCTGATCATTACGGTGTTGCTGATTCAACTGGTCGCTATTCCGGGCGCTTTTGGTTTTTCCCGACTTTCCGAATGGCTCGGCAACACCTATGCGCTCATGGTGGCGGTTGTCATCTGGATCGGCATCTGTGCGGGTGCATATTATGTGCAAACGCAATCGCAGTTTTTTATGCTGGCGGCCATTGTCGGGCTGGTTATGGGCGGTATTCAGTCGCTCTCGCGGTCCACGTACTCCAAACTCATTCCGGCTACTACCGACACCGCGTCCTTTTTCAGCTTTTACGACGTAACTGAGAAGCTGTCCATCGTATTGGGCACGCTCGTTTACGGACTTATCGAACAAATTACGGGGAGTATGCGCAATTCGGTACTCGCTCTGTTAGTGCTGTTTGTGATTGGTTTCCTGCTTTTATGGCGAATTCCTTCACAAAAAGTTTACCATACCCATTTGGAGAACGCAGAAGTTTTGTAA
- a CDS encoding hypothetical protein (KEGG: scl:sce0710 hypothetical protein), whose protein sequence is MKKNPLLFLLLIVSTFCRAQEIRGLVRIVDGGTSQPASLSIVGADSLGEGTTKPYRIILTSPTGTTADVSETARFSASRGSASGLTITPGKPINLTNASNTVRGDDRITTLRATYQTLSTSREIVLTDATTGYVAVAPRLVNAADINRWPQMKTGDLIVEGATFVVANQGDYSIQIRSSQTNVPTLQPGATVWVKGARYINFTLQLNQSRVPVGQPPIQVRNYDGQVEIQNTLTLLGAQGAKISGKYEATTGVGDSDYQGHGKGSYAFTTGRYGWLLNNKYLDKTRPALTMDGGVRDIEWEFMEVKGGYFTAMLFNARNYDMNIPTSTTYLPFENINIHDFYIHDLDGEGIYLGSTELNLKAHFKGGSFYNSRVLRVGNEGLQFGQLNSGMRVFNNVVHSNFNWRDPFQRYQDNSLQLALFEGVRVYNNLFLSGGEKQFTVLARGDTAINSVASRTDTLLIRNNAFLYNRGWYEGFLSTLGVAGVRNPIKNLTLAIDRNLFGKNTYAYNQVYTNVPEQNYLFLFDLLGTDTDIRVTNNVYDGSSKARTRWVLNSGPTPIFESANSLNGFVPHPAFENYMGLPPDYQYSRIEKWAGVVGSESGFTASGTLKGTLITVPIGDIRFRNGIGYESKAANNTNIEPTVAPDWQNYWNVLYWDRRTGELIRNPTNLSNLSTTPPDNTRLLNFYKDRGIGVY, encoded by the coding sequence ATGAAAAAAAATCCACTCCTATTCCTTCTTCTTATAGTATCCACTTTTTGCCGGGCGCAGGAGATACGAGGCTTAGTCCGGATTGTTGACGGAGGTACTTCCCAACCGGCGTCACTTAGTATTGTGGGGGCCGATTCACTTGGGGAAGGAACGACTAAACCCTACCGTATCATCCTGACTTCGCCAACCGGCACTACAGCTGATGTGTCTGAAACGGCCCGTTTCTCCGCCAGCCGGGGTAGTGCATCCGGCCTGACTATTACTCCGGGCAAACCGATCAATTTGACCAACGCCAGCAATACCGTTCGGGGCGATGACCGCATTACTACCCTCCGGGCAACGTACCAAACCCTTAGTACCAGCCGGGAAATCGTGCTGACCGACGCCACCACCGGCTACGTAGCGGTGGCTCCGCGCCTGGTGAATGCGGCCGATATAAACCGATGGCCACAAATGAAAACGGGCGACCTGATTGTTGAAGGGGCCACATTCGTTGTTGCCAATCAGGGCGATTACTCAATCCAGATTCGATCAAGTCAGACTAATGTACCCACCTTACAGCCAGGCGCTACGGTATGGGTTAAGGGAGCCCGATACATCAATTTTACCTTACAGCTCAACCAGTCGCGGGTACCGGTCGGCCAGCCGCCCATTCAGGTAAGAAACTACGATGGGCAGGTAGAAATACAAAATACATTGACCCTGCTGGGGGCGCAGGGAGCAAAGATTTCGGGGAAGTACGAAGCGACTACGGGCGTTGGTGATTCGGATTACCAGGGACATGGCAAGGGAAGTTATGCCTTTACCACCGGCCGGTATGGCTGGCTGCTCAACAATAAGTACCTCGACAAAACAAGACCTGCCCTGACGATGGATGGGGGCGTGCGCGATATTGAATGGGAGTTTATGGAAGTCAAGGGGGGTTACTTCACGGCTATGCTGTTCAATGCCCGGAATTACGACATGAACATACCGACATCAACAACCTACCTCCCTTTCGAGAATATCAACATCCACGACTTCTACATTCACGATCTGGACGGGGAAGGCATTTACCTGGGGTCGACCGAATTAAACCTGAAAGCCCATTTCAAGGGCGGCAGCTTTTACAATTCACGGGTTTTACGCGTTGGCAATGAAGGGCTTCAGTTTGGCCAGTTGAATTCCGGCATGCGCGTGTTCAATAATGTTGTCCATAGCAATTTCAACTGGCGGGACCCTTTCCAGAGATATCAGGACAATTCGCTTCAGCTTGCCTTGTTCGAAGGCGTGCGGGTGTATAATAATCTTTTTCTGAGCGGAGGAGAAAAGCAGTTTACAGTCCTCGCCAGGGGCGACACGGCAATTAACAGCGTCGCCAGCCGTACCGATACACTGCTCATCCGCAACAATGCCTTCCTGTACAACCGGGGATGGTACGAAGGTTTTTTGAGTACCCTGGGAGTGGCTGGTGTCCGAAACCCGATTAAAAACCTGACGCTGGCCATCGACCGGAATCTCTTCGGTAAAAATACATACGCCTATAACCAGGTCTACACCAACGTACCTGAACAGAACTACCTGTTCCTCTTCGATTTACTGGGTACCGATACCGACATACGGGTCACCAACAATGTTTATGATGGCAGCAGCAAGGCCCGGACAAGGTGGGTGCTGAACTCAGGCCCCACCCCCATTTTTGAATCGGCAAATAGTCTGAACGGTTTCGTTCCCCATCCCGCCTTTGAAAATTACATGGGGCTTCCCCCCGACTATCAGTACTCCCGAATCGAGAAATGGGCCGGGGTCGTTGGCAGTGAAAGCGGATTTACGGCATCCGGTACCCTTAAAGGTACACTCATCACCGTACCCATTGGTGATATCCGCTTTCGGAATGGCATCGGCTATGAATCGAAAGCAGCCAATAATACTAACATTGAGCCAACCGTAGCGCCAGATTGGCAAAACTACTGGAATGTCCTTTATTGGGATCGACGGACGGGCGAGCTGATCCGTAACCCAACGAACCTGTCCAACCTGTCCACAACGCCACCAGACAATACCAGGCTGCTTAACTTTTATAAAGATCGGGGTATTGGTGTTTACTAA